In Procambarus clarkii isolate CNS0578487 chromosome 6, FALCON_Pclarkii_2.0, whole genome shotgun sequence, one DNA window encodes the following:
- the LOC123754020 gene encoding 28 kDa heat- and acid-stable phosphoprotein, whose protein sequence is MPKGKHKGGRRQFTNFEAMEAQKKKEEKERQWRKDQGETDSEDEDKESGSGSSSEESSSDEGETKEIKAKGVGGLIECENPNRVISKPKKISSLNAESSGGAAAAAAAPAPTSKPQLSRREREEIEKQRATAHYRKLHAEGKTEEARADLARLALIRQQREDAAKKREDERKAKEAAASVKREQIAKALNKKKS, encoded by the exons ATGCCTAAAG GAAAACATAAGGGTGGCCGTCGCCAGTTCACCAACTTTGAGGCGATGGAAGcacagaagaagaaagaagagaaagagcGTCAATGGAGA AAAGATCAAGGAGAGACGGATAGTGAGGACGAAGATAAAGAGTCGGGGAGCGGCTCGTCTTCAGAAGAAAGCAGCAGTGATGAGGGCGAGACGAAAGAAATTAAGGCGAAAGGTGTTGGGGGATTGATTGAATGCGAAAACCCCAACAGAGTAATCAGTAAGCCCAAGAAAATTTCGAGTTTAAATGCTGAAAGTTCAGGTGGTgcagctgcggctgctgctgcccctgctcCTACTAGCAAACCCCAGCTATCACGACGTGAAAG AGAGGAGATAGAGAAGCAGAGGGCAACAGCTCATTATCGTAAGCTGCATGCAGAGGGCAAGACTGAAGAGGCACGGGCTGATCTTGCTCGTTTAGCTCTAATTCGACAACAACGTGAAGATGCAGCTAAGAAaagagaagatgagaggaaag cTAAAGAGGCGGCAGCATCTGTGAAGAGAGAACAAATAGCTAAGGCACTGAATAAGAAGAAAAGCTGA